The genomic DNA GCGGACCAGCAACTCCGCCCCCACCCCCAGCGTGTGGATCTCCGGCACGCCGGGGTAGGTGTCGGCGGGGATGGTCTGGTCCATGTAGAAGCGCTGGCGGATGCGCAGCCCGTCGGCAACCTCGCCGTCGAGCGGGATCAGGCGGATCGGCTCGCGGTTCGCCACGTCGGTGACCGCCGCCACCGGAAAGCCGCCGACCATGAAGAAGGCGTCCAGCTCCCTCTTGGCCAGCCGGTCCGCCGCGGTGCCGGGCTTCAGGTAGGCCGGGGGCCGCAGCTCCGCCTCCTTCACGCCAAAGGCGTCGAGGATCGCCCGCGCCTCCACCAGCACGCCGGAGCCCTCCTCGCCCAGCGAGACGGCCTTGCCCTTCAGGTCGGCCACGCCGTGCAGGTCGCTGTCGGCGCGCACGACGAGCTGGATCGCCTCCGCGTAGAGCATCCCGATGGAGCGCAGCCCCTCGAAGGGCGCCTTGCCGTGGAAGATGCCGGAACCGGTGTAGGCCCAATAGGCGATGTCGGCCTGGGACATTCCGGCCTCGACCGCGCCGGAGCGCAGCAGTTCGATGTTCTCCACCGAGCCGAGCGTGGCCTGCGCCACCGCGATCAGCCCCGGCACGCCACAGCTTCCCCCACGGTCGCAGGGGCGCGAGCCGGGCGGGTTGGAGATGGCGTTGGCGATCAGCCCGCCGATCGGGAAATAGGTGCCCGACGTGGTGCCCGTGCCGATCCGGAAATAGCGGATGTCCTGCGCCGCGGCACCCCGCGGCAGCAGGCCCAGGAGAGCCCCCCCGGCGACGCCGGCCAGCACATGGCGGCGGCTGGGAAGGCCCTGGGAGGAAAGGGGGGCGTCGGAAAGGCGGGGGTTGGCTCCTGCGCGCGGCACCGGCGGGTCCACCTTTCCTGCTGGCCAGCCGTCCCGGCGGCATGGGCCATCGGCGGCGTGTGTTGGACACGCTCTTACAAGAATACCCGCAGCCCGGCTTTTTCAAGGCGTCGGGGGCTTAAAAGACGCCCGCCAGATCAAGAACCCCGGCGAGTGCTACCGCGCCGCCACACATTTGCACGACCCGGCCCGACGCCGCCTGCCCCACCGCCACCGACAGGCCCAGCCCGGCGCCGATGACCAGCAGCACGCCGGAGGACAGCCCGGCCCAGAACAGCGGCCCGCCCATATGCACATAGCCGTGGAAAGCCCCCGCTGCGGCGACCGTCAGCACCCCCAGCGCCAGCGGCACCTTCAGCCCGAAGGCGACCAGTCCGCCCATCAGGATCAACGACGCCGACAGCCCTTCCGCGGCGTAGGGCAGACGGATGCCGATCTGCGCGGCCAGTCCAGCGGCCAGCACCGCGGTCAGCGCCGCCACCGGAAGCTGCCAGACGGAGGCGCCGCCGTTCTGCCCGCTCCACAGCCCGATGGCGAGGAAGCCCAGCAGGTGCTGCAAGACCCACACGGGCTCGGTCAGGCCGGTGCCGAACGGCCCGGTCACCGTCATCCGCGCCAGCGCGGGCGCGGCACCGGCGCCGATCAATGCGAGCGCCAGAAGAACTGACCGGATCGCCACCATCCCCTACCCCTTTTCCCCAACGTCTTGCCCAGCACCGGGCCGGTATGGCCGCTGCGCGGGGTGGGGTCAAGTGACCAGGGCGGCGGGCTTCAAGAACCGGGAGATCAATAGCCCAGGGGGCCGGGGCCGTACTGGCGGAGGTCCTGCTGCTTGCGGAGCAGGTCGCGCTGCTGCAGCGGGTCGAGCCGGCCCATGGCGTCCTCGGTGCGCAGCCGGTCGACCTCCGGGCTCATCAGGTCGCGCTTGGCGCGGTCGGTCAGCCCCTGGGTGGAACCCGGCGCTGGCAGGGCGGGGGTGGCCGGCTGGTCGATGGGCGGCGGCGGCGGGGACGAACTGCCGCGGCGGCGCACCGGCGGCGGCTGGTTGGGCGTCTGCGAGGCGTCGGAAAGCTTTTGCGGCGGGGCGGGCGGAGTCTGCGGTCGCGGCGCGGGGTCCGGACGGGCGTTCTCCTCCGCCTGGATCTGGCGCAGCGTCTTCAGCCCGCCGCTCTGCGCGGACACCGGCGGGGCCGCCTGGGCCCGTCCCGGCATCTCGTCGTGCACCTCCGTCGCGCAGGCTCCCAGCGCAAGGGCGGCGAGCGCGACGGCGACGGGCAGGAACACGGCGGTGGGACGGATCGGTGTCATACCAACCATGTCGTGTCCCGCGGAGACGGGACAAGGCCCTCCCGGCGAGCTCCCCCTTCTTGGTGAGGCCGTAAGGGGACTCCCGCCCGCCGACTTTTGCCGCTAGGATGTTCTTGATTTGTTCGAGATGAAGCAATTGACGAAACGAGCGGTGCAGGGAGGGTGGCATGGGGAAAGGGGGGGCGGAACGGACGGCACGGCGCATCCTGTCCCTGTGGCTGCCGCGGCTGCCCACCGACGCCTACGGCCGCCGCCATCCGGAGCGGCGCGACCATCCCCTGGCCGCCATCCTGGCCGAGCGCGGGCGGCTGGGCGTGGCCGCCGTCAACCGCGCCGCGGCGGAGGCCGGGGTGCATCCCGGCATGAGTCTGGCCGATGCCCGCGCCATCGAACCCGCCTTGGCCGTCTTCGACGCCGAGCCCGAGTCGGACGCCCGCCTGCTGGAACGGATCGCCGGCTGGTGCACGCGCTACACCCCCTGGACCGCCCCGGACGGCCCGGACGGGGTGGCGCTGGACATCACTGGTTGCGCCCACCTGTTCGGCGGCGAGGAGGCCATGGCCGCCGACCTGACCGCCCGCCTGACCGCGGCGGGCTTCGAATCGCGGATTTCCGTAGCCGACACGCCCGCGGCGGCGTGGGCGCTGGCGCGGTTCGGGAAGGGGGGACCCGCGAAGCGGGAGGGTGGGGGCAACCGGGACGACAGCCTCCTCTCCCCCCTCCCCGTCGCCGCGCTGCGTCTGCCCGCCGCCACGGTGGAGGGTCTGGCCGCGGTGGGGCTGCGGCGGATCGGCGACCTGCACGCCCTCCCCCGCGCCACGCTGGCCGCCCGCTTCGGGCCGGAGCTGCTGCGGCGGCTCGACCAAGCCTATGGACGGCTGGACGAGCCGCTGTCCCCCCGCCTGCCGGTGCCGCCGCACAGCGTCCGCCTCGCCCTGCCCGAGCCGCTGACCACCGCCGAGGCCATCGCCGAGGCGTTGCGCCGCCTGCTGGCCGCCCTCTGCGCCGGGCTGGAGAACACCGGCGAGGGTGCCCGCCGGCTGCGGCTGGAACTGCACCGGGTGGACCGCCGGCTGGAGGACGCGCCCCAGACGCTGGCCATCGGCACCGGCCACCCGGTGCGCCGCCCGGACGCGCTGATGCGGCTGTTCGCCCAGAAGCTCGACCGGGTGGAGCCCGGCCCCGGCCTGGAGCTGATGGTGCTGTCGGCCACCGAGACCGGCCCGCTCGCCGCCGCGCAGACCGCGCTGGACGGTGATGCGGACGGGCAGCCGGAACTGGGAGAGCTGATGGACCGGCTGGGCAACCGGCTGGGGGAGCGGGCGGTGCTGCGGCTGGTCCCGCGGCAAAGCTGGCTGCCGGAGCGCAGCGTGGCCCCCGCCCCGGCCTTCGCGGCCGCCCCCGGCGGTGCGCTGTGGCCCGCCGACCGCCCCCGCCCGGTGCGGCTTCTCGCCCCGCCGGAGCCCATCGAGGCCATGGCCCTGCTTCCCGACGACCCGCCGGTGATGTTCCTCTGGCGCGGCGCCCGGCACCGAATCCGCCGCGCCGACGGGCCGGAGCGGATCGCGGCCGAATGGTGGCGGCGCGACGGCGAGCCCCGCGACTATTACCGCGTCGAGGACGAGGCCGGCCGCCGCTTCTGGGTCTTCCGCCAGGGGCTGTACCGGCCCGGCGTGGCGGCGCTGTGGTTCCTGCACGGCTTCTTCGGGTGACAGGGCCGCCATGACCCCCTACGCCGAACTCCAGGTCTCGACCAGCTTCACCTTCCTGGAGGGCGCGTCCCACCCGGACGAGCTGGCGCTGACCGCCGCCGGCCTCGGCCACGCCGCC from Azospirillum brasilense includes the following:
- a CDS encoding TAXI family TRAP transporter solute-binding subunit — encoded protein: MPRAGANPRLSDAPLSSQGLPSRRHVLAGVAGGALLGLLPRGAAAQDIRYFRIGTGTTSGTYFPIGGLIANAISNPPGSRPCDRGGSCGVPGLIAVAQATLGSVENIELLRSGAVEAGMSQADIAYWAYTGSGIFHGKAPFEGLRSIGMLYAEAIQLVVRADSDLHGVADLKGKAVSLGEEGSGVLVEARAILDAFGVKEAELRPPAYLKPGTAADRLAKRELDAFFMVGGFPVAAVTDVANREPIRLIPLDGEVADGLRIRQRFYMDQTIPADTYPGVPEIHTLGVGAELLVRADRDPALIHGVTKALWHENTRRLLIEGHPKGRSFDATKAVANVSVPLHPGAERYYREVGLIGNAANEPTGGATP
- a CDS encoding Y-family DNA polymerase; the protein is MGKGGAERTARRILSLWLPRLPTDAYGRRHPERRDHPLAAILAERGRLGVAAVNRAAAEAGVHPGMSLADARAIEPALAVFDAEPESDARLLERIAGWCTRYTPWTAPDGPDGVALDITGCAHLFGGEEAMAADLTARLTAAGFESRISVADTPAAAWALARFGKGGPAKREGGGNRDDSLLSPLPVAALRLPAATVEGLAAVGLRRIGDLHALPRATLAARFGPELLRRLDQAYGRLDEPLSPRLPVPPHSVRLALPEPLTTAEAIAEALRRLLAALCAGLENTGEGARRLRLELHRVDRRLEDAPQTLAIGTGHPVRRPDALMRLFAQKLDRVEPGPGLELMVLSATETGPLAAAQTALDGDADGQPELGELMDRLGNRLGERAVLRLVPRQSWLPERSVAPAPAFAAAPGGALWPADRPRPVRLLAPPEPIEAMALLPDDPPVMFLWRGARHRIRRADGPERIAAEWWRRDGEPRDYYRVEDEAGRRFWVFRQGLYRPGVAALWFLHGFFG
- a CDS encoding HupE/UreJ family protein, with the protein product MVAIRSVLLALALIGAGAAPALARMTVTGPFGTGLTEPVWVLQHLLGFLAIGLWSGQNGGASVWQLPVAALTAVLAAGLAAQIGIRLPYAAEGLSASLILMGGLVAFGLKVPLALGVLTVAAAGAFHGYVHMGGPLFWAGLSSGVLLVIGAGLGLSVAVGQAASGRVVQMCGGAVALAGVLDLAGVF